The Gavia stellata isolate bGavSte3 chromosome 15, bGavSte3.hap2, whole genome shotgun sequence region CAGCGCCGCGTCCTCGTCACCAAGATCAATAGGAGCCAGTCCTTCGCTGGAGTGAACTCAACGGCCGACCGGCCCTTCAGGTAGGAGATGGGTCCTCGTGCTGCCCGCCATGAGGGACGGgcatggggacggggacaggctGGGGCACGGTGGCGGGACGTGCCGCGCATCCCAAGGTGCCTTCCCGACACATTGCCAGGCATCTCCCGCAGGGACCTTTGTGGTACCCAGGGGATGTTGcacggggggctgcagggagcatcGAGGCCAGATGGGTGACAGAGCCCATCACCCCAACCCTCCGCTGCGCCGTGTCCCAGGCTGGGTGAGGACCCCAcggctgctgcagccagagcaTGGAGGGGGAAGGTGTAGCTCACCCTCATTCTTCAACCAGCTCTTAAGACCTTCCCTGTGACCATCTCATCATGTTTAAAGGGTGCAGTGAAGGAGCTGGGGTGGCTTTGAAGCATTGTGTCTCGACGGCCTTGACATCCTGCGGCGGCTGGTTTCGGGGTTTGAGTGCTGGCATGAATCAGGGTTTCCTCCGGGTCATTTCAAACCTGttgctgaaatgttttattgGCTGCCCGTCAGCTGCGTTGCGAGGAGCAGCCGTTCCCTACTCATCCTCTACGGCCGCTGGCGATGTTATGGTCGCATCAtacccttcctcctcctctctgctgaaCCTCACGTCGGTGAGAACCACCCCACGCGCTGCTCATCCCCGCCACCCTCTTCCGCACCATCCCTAGCTCCTGGCTACCCTCTCGCAGGTGGCTCTCGGGACACGGGTTTGGGCTGCGGGACTATggcattttaatgcttttaatcCCTTTTCCTAGTGCCTAGCCATGCTCCTTACCTCCCAGTGCACCCACCGGTGCCGGGGGAGAAACATCTCTCAGCTAAACAGCTGGGGAAAGCAGTGCCAAACTGCCTTGCCAGGCTACGGGCACCTTCACTGGGTGGGCACAAGCCCAGGTAGAGCCTCCCCATGCCTGGGAGCAGACCTCCAGCCCTGCTTGGCTCTTGTCCCCAGGTCCTGTCCAGTTTCTGGGCCAAGTGACACTTTCCAGGCCACTGGCACGTCGCTGGATCTGGAGGTGCCAGGGGACAGGGAAGCGGGAGGACTTCTGGATGCCCGCAGCCAAGTGGCTGGTGGGGAGATGCTTGGGGGAGATGCCTCCAGGGCCCCTGGAGGAGAGGAATGACGAGGGATGGTGGATATCAAGCACTTACCCGTCACTCTGGCTTGGGAGGAGGCCAAGACATTCATTTCCTCCCATCAATGATGCGGGGAAGTCTTTCGGCCACTCCTGCAAAGAGCGGCACAGGATGGGAGGTCCGGCCCGGGGCTGGGAACCGAGGAGCCCAGGGTGTCTCCTGGGCGCCGGTGGTGCGACGATGCAttggaaggaggaagggaagagccGGTCTGAGTGGGGCGTTGCTCGCTGGGCTGGGGAGTGACTCCGTTGCACAAGGCAGGAAGGGTGGTGTTCGGGTCCCGGGCACTGGGTCGGCGATCCCTTCTGGTCGGCCGGGTGAGGTCCCCAAGACGGCGATGGGGCAGGTGGAGGCAACAGGCAGCTGGTAGCTCCATACGGCGGGTGTGGTGACATCTGGAGAGATGTAGCATCAGTGAGGATGTCCCTGCCCCGTGTTGCTGCACTGTGTGATGGGGTGACAGGGTTGCTTGTCCCTAGGATGCTCCTGTGCTGCCACCCGCTGggatccctgcctgtccctgagAGCATACGGTGACAGGGCAGCAAGCTGGTGGTGGCACGTGTCACCCTGCCACAGTGCCCAGACCACAGGGAGCATCTCCATGCCCCTGGCAACATGGCGTGCTGGGGATGGAGCAGACCGTGGCCCCTTCGGAGGGTGGCCAGGGCTGGAGATGTCCCCACAGGCACTCCCGGAGCGCAGCTTGGCTCCAGCTGGTGCCAGCcccttttgtcttttctccctcccGCCGGCTCCTGGGACCCCCACACCTCCGCAGAGGCTACCCCGCAGCCAGCCTCTCTGACCCCGCTGGGACGGAGTTACCCCCCCGCTCTTCTCCACCGCCAGCTTCGCGGGTTTCTCCTTGTCCTTCCCAGGGCTTTGGGGCAGCCAAATGCATCGGGAAGGGCTGCAGGCATGCGGTGCAGGCAGTACTGCCCAGCCTCACGGCCCCATCTCACCCAGCCCCACTGGCTGGTTAGACTGGCTGCCGGGGCGTcctgggagaggcaggcaggTCCAGGCAGACCTGGCCTCCATCCCAGAGCTCCTTCTTGTCTCGAGACAGGGTGCCCGGCAGGTTGGGACACCCAGGCGGACCCCGGTGCTGGGTGCTGACCCCGGCTGCACCGGGTTTGCCTGCCTCTCTCCCCAGGAACCTCTCGCCCTTCACCCCCACCGTCTCCCGCAAGACTGGCTCCAGGGTCAGTAGGATGTTCTCAATGTCCCACAAATCCCCACCACCCAAGGTGCCTCAGCCCAACCGCCTGGACGAGGTGTACGAAGCTCTCAAGAAGGGCCTGACGTAAGTGTTGGGGCTCCCCGTGGCCGGGTGGTTGGAGGCAGGGAGCCCCTGAGGGGCACAGGGACAGCTTGCCATGGGTTGGGGTTGGCAGCTCTCCGCTCTCACCAGGCAGGGACATGCCAGGTCTCTTGGGCGCAGTGCCTGGGGGTCTCGGAGCTGCGTGGGGTCCTGCATCCCACCACGTCCCACGTAGAGGCACAAGTGAGCTCCCTCGCCTGGGTGCTGGAGCGGGGAGTGGGGACGCGGGGCCAGATGTGCTGGGTTGGTGTGGTCTGGGGGTGGCAGGAGCCCTGGACACAGCGTCCCAGCCTGACCCCCCATGGTGTGGTTGCCCCCAGAGCCTACCTGGAGGTGCACCAGCTGGAACTGGAGAAGCTCAGCACCCAGATCCGTGAGTCCAAGAGAAATTCGCGCCTGGTGAGTGTAGCTGGGAAGAGCCTTACGGGGAGCGGTGCTTTGGGCAGACAGCCAGAGTTGTGGGCACGGCTGGGTCCGCCTGTGTCCCGGGGCAGAGCCTGCTTCTGTGGGGACATCAGGGCCCAGCCCGGGCTCTGGTGTTGGGCTGCACGGAGCTCCTGTCCTACTGTCATGCACtctccagccctggctgggtgctgcatGGCCCCGCCGACGTGCTATGGGTGGTGGGTGCGATGTGCTGGGTCTCCTTgggtgggcagagctggcttTGTGCTGCATCTtatccctctcctctctcctccagggCTTTCTCTACGATCTGGATAAGGTAAGCGGGATCAGTGCCCCGTTCCCCTTGTCTCCCCCTTCCCAGCGCCTGGGATGTGCTACTGCCAGCCCCCCTCTGCTTGCActgccccgctgcctgccccccgTCCCCTGCACAGCAGAGTCCCTGTGGGGTGGGACTGGGGCTCTGCGGGCAGGGTGGGTCTGGGCAGGGGATGACGCAGAGACAGGCAGGGGCTTGTAACTCGCATCCTGCAAACAAAAGCTGTTGTTGGTGAGTGCTGAGCCTGGGTTAGCTctgaggctgggagaggagcaCCCTGGAACCTGGCTTGTCTCCTGGGGGACCCTCcagagcaggggaggctggaggatgCTGCAGCACGTGGGTGCAAGCGCAGCTTCTGCCCCGCTCACCGCTGGCTGCCACCCTGCAcctcccaggcagggctggtgaCCAGGACCCGTCCCAGCCGCAGCACAGGCACGCAGCAGGGCACATCCTGACCTGCGGCTCCTCTGCGGAGGGGTTGGGCTGCCGCTCACACCgtctcctctgcttttccagcaaGTGAAGTCAATCGAGCGCTTCCTGCGTCGCCTGGAGTTTCATGCTAGCAAGGTGAGAGCTGTGGACCGGGGTCACCTTGGAGCTCCCTCGGTGCAGCGCTGGGATGGATGGCTGTGCTGTCCCCCTGTCCCTCACTGCAGCTCGGGCCTGTCCTTGCAGATAGATGAGCTCTATGAGGCTTATTGCATCCAGCGACGGCTCCGCGATGGAGCCCACAACATGGTCAAGGCTTACAGCACGGGCTCACCGGGCAGCCGGGAGGCACGCGAGAGCCTGGCTGAGGCCAGCAAGGGCTACAAGGAGTACACAGAGGTGAGAGAGCCGGCTGGGGTgggctggcagggtgcagggtCCTATGGGTGGCTGCTGATGGGTGCTGTCCGTCATTCTGTCCCCAGAACATGTGTCTGTTGGAGAACGAGCTGGAGAGCCAGCTGGGCGAGTTCCACGTCCGGATGAAAGGTAACACATCCCGCTCCATCCCTGgcccgctgcctgcctgcctgcctgctgcctgctgaCGCCCCTCTGCCTTCTCTTGCAGGACTGGCAGGCTTTGCCCGGCTCTGTGCTGGTGACCAGTATGAGGTTGGTGGGACCGTATGGGTTGGgatctgctcttctcctgccctGTGGTCCTTGGCATGCCTGGGGGGCGTAGGTGGGCATTGCTGTGGAGGGCATGTTGCAGGGCAATGGTGGGTGGCATGGGTCCCTGGCCATGCCCGGGGATGCACAGAGATCCCTCACCAACCCAGGGCTGTATCTCCCCAACACCCACGTCTCTGCATCCCCAGATCTTCATGAAATACGGACGGCAGCGGTGGAAGCTGCGGGGGCGCATCGAGGTGAACAGCAAGCAGGTGTGGGACAGCGAGGAAATGGTTTTCTTGCCCCTCGTCACCGAGTTCCTCTCCATCAAGGTACAGTGCAGAAGCGGGCAGGGATGGTGTGGGCCAGCTACCAGCCTGCATCCCAGCAGGGCTTCCCTCCAGCACCTCACCTAAACCTCACCCTcactggggtgggaggaggccGTCTGGTGGTGGTGGCATCCTGGCACACAGCATGGATGCAAACAGCATGGATAAGGTGAAGTCCATGGCTTCATCTCATCCTCTCCTCCCTCACCTTCTCCAGGTGACGGAGCTAAAGAGCCTGGCCAACCACGTCGTGGTGGGCAATGTGTCCTGTGAGACCAAGGACCTCTTTGCGGCTCTGCCCCAGGTAGTGGCTGTGGATATCAACGATTTGGGCACCCTCAAACTCAGCCTGGAGGTGACCTGGAAGTGAGTATCTCAGCAGGCATTGCTGGTAGCACATGGCAGGGCTAGGGATGCCCGGCATGGCGTGGCAAGAAGTGGTCTGCCCCGGGCTCTCTCCCATCCCAAAACTGGGCTGCAATTATGGGGAGCTGGCCTGGATGGGGTCCTGATGTCCTgcttgctgcagagcagagtCAAGacctccccaggctggcacaaacccctcacctccctcctctcctccccagtccCTTCGACAAGGACGACCAGCCCTCGGCAGCCAGCACCGTCAACAAAGCCTCCACCGTGAACAAGAGGTTCTCTACCTACAACCAGAGCCCGCCTGACACGCCGTCCCTGCGGGAACAGGCTTTCTATGTAAGTGTGGCACCGGGCAGGGCTGCTCGGGAGAGGTGGCCCGTGGAGGGGTCCGCGCAGGGGTGTGTCCAGGCTATGTCCCAGAGGGTGGCACGGCTCAGGCACAGGGGtgggcagctcctctccagccatCCAGCCACAGCTCCCCAGTACCGGCACCTACTCCTCCCACGCTCACAgctcctcttctctctgcccAAGAGCCCGGGGCGGGCGACCGACAAGCCCGGTTGGTCCTTGCTGGACATCTTTCGGGAGACACTCTTCGAGAAGCTGTCTCAGAGCTGCTCCTGCGGCGACGTCTCCTCGGCCGAGCTCGGGAGATGGCCGCAGCAGGGCCGCGTAAGTGCGAGGGCTGGAGCCGGCCAGTAGCTTAGCCCAGCGGTGTGGCCGTACCGCAGTAGACGTAGCTGCTCCTGGTCTCCTACTCACTAGCCCTCGCTGATGCCTggaggcctgatcctgccagGCGGGGGTCTGGCTGGCCCTGGGGAGACAGTCCCCAagctgggcagcctgggctcCACGGGCCAGCCCCGCTCCTCCGTCCACACGCCCTCATGCAAGAGCCGGGCACTAGTGAGTAGGCGGCTTGTCCATGTCCCTGCACTGGTGGCGTTGGTGTGCTGTGCCGTGGCATTGGTGTGGTGCTGGTGTGGTGCTGGCATGGTGCTGGCGTGACGGCGCTGGTGTGGCACTGGTTCAGTGATGGTGAACCACTGGCATGACGTTGGCGTGCTGGCTGGTGCTGCCCACCATGAGCTAGTGCTGGAGCTGTTGACATCCTTGCAGCCATGGCGGGTCGTGTCCTCGGCTCCACGAGTCGCACCACGTCAtggccatgctggagctgcCCGCTGTGCCGGGGAGCCGCTGGCACCCCGAGGCCCCGGGGCATGTGTGGCTGGGCCTGGGGAGCCGGACTCCCCCCTGGCATGGCATGGAGTGCAGGGCTGGAATAGGCAGCCGTGGTCTGCTGGGTCctcgctgcctgccctgctgtgCCGGCAGAGCCAGGGCGGTGTGACAGCCTGTGCCGGGGGTTGCAGCATCCTCAGTGCCCTCCACCTCGGCCGGATCCTGCCCCCGGTTGAAGGAAAGGCAGCCGGAGGAGCAGGGTCGGCAGGAGGGTCTCGTCTGACAccatttccccccctccccagaacATGCTGCGGcgccaggaggagctggagaacGGCACGGCCTGGTCCATCTCCTCTGAGTCCTCAGACGACTCTTCCAGCCCCCAGCTGTCTGGCAGCGCCCGCCACGCCGCGCACAAGCCCATCGTGCAGCCCGAGGTGCAGGCCTCCGCCCCTGCCATCGAGAtctccttctcccagcagcCGGAGGAGGCCGAGGCTGGGCCCGGGGCCGGCAGCGTCAGCGTCCCCACGGCCGGGAGCCAGCCGGAAGACCCGGACAGCCGTAAGAAAGAGGCGGTGGCCAACGGGCATGTGCCCTACTCCCGGACTCTGAGCCACATCAGCGAGGCCAGCGTGGATGCCACGATGGAGGCCAAGGCTGCGGAAAGCCCCTGGGAGCCCACGCCAAGCCCAGAGGACACAGGGACGGGCGAGCGGGACGCGGACCCCCTCCCCGGCGCCTCGgtggcagctgccacagcagGGCAGGAAAGGGGCGCTGAGGCCAAGCCCCGTGCCACCGTGGCATGGGCCACCACCTGCGAGGCAGAGGCTGACGGGGCCGAGCCGGTGCAGAGCCAGGCGCCAGCACAGGGCGGCTGCGGCACCGCGGTCCCCACGGCGCTGGCGCAAGCCTCTGCGGAGGAGACACCCGTCCTGGCCCCGCCACTGCCCGCCGGCATCACCGAGGTGCCACGGGGGAAGGTGGTAGATTCGGGTCTCGAGGAGGCCATTGGCCTCCTGGGCTCGGCCCTGGACGACTATCGAGGGCAGttcccagagctgcagccccTCGAACGGGAGCTCAAGCGCctggaggagatgctgctggtGAGGGGCTCCCAGCAGTGCCCGGGGGTGAGGGGGACGGGGCCGTCCCTGCTGGCAGTGCCCAGGGatgatggggacagggccaTCCCTGCTAGCAGTGCCCAGGGatgatggggacagggccatccctgctggcagtgcccagggatgatggggacagggccaTCCCTGCTAGCAGTgcctggggacagtggggacagggccatccctgctggcagtgcccagggatgatggggacagggccaTCCCTGCTGGCAGTGCCCAGGGATGATGGGGATGGGGCCATCCTGGCTGGCAGTgcctggggacagtggggacggGGCCATCCCTGATGGCAGTGCCCAGGGATGAAGACGTCAGGGTCATCCCAGATGGCAGTgcctggggacagtggggacggGGCCATCCCTGATGGCAGTGCCCAGGGATGAGGGTGGCAGGGTCATCCCAGATGGCAGTgcctggggacagtggggacggGACTATCCCTGACGGCAGTGCCCAGGGATGAAGACATCAGGGTCATCCCAGATGGCAGTgcctggggacagtggggaTGGGGCCATCCCTGATGGCAGTGCCCAGGGATGAAGACATCAGGGTCATCCCAGATGGCAGTgcctggggacagtggggaTGGGGCCATCCCTGATGGCAGTGCCCAGGGATGAAGACATCAGGGTCATCCCAGATGGCAGTgcctggggacagtggggacggGGCCATCCCTGATGGCAGTGCCCAGGGATGAAGACATCAGGGTCATCCCAGATGGCAGTgcctggggacagtggggacggGGCCATCCCTGATGGCAGTGCCCAGGGATGCAGATGGCAGGGCTGTCTTGGCTGGCAAGCCAGGATCTGACCCTGCCATGCCTTCCtccacagcagaagcagggTGTCTTCCTCAGCCGGGCCTCCAGCATCAGCTTGACGGTGGAACATGCACTGGAGAGCTTCAGTTTCCTCAACACCTCCGACATGGAGGACTCGGAGGGCTCTGAGGAGGAGCCTCTCCAAGACGAGAGGTGCACAGTGGGACTCATGGGATGGGGCGTGGGGCAGGATGTGGCCCTGGGGCAGTCAGGATGGGggattcccagctctgccagggtgCCCAAACACATTTAGACTGGCCCACCACAGCTCAGGGCAGGTCCAGGGTGAGAAGCAGCAGGATCTGGCCCAACGGTGGCACAATGCCACGCCGCATCTCTCCATGGCggctgggctgggaggcagcCCCCGTGCCCTGTGCCCCTGGGGCCTGCTCCTTCGCCCAGCCCTGACGCCGTGATACTGTAGGTCCTACAGAAACTCTGCGTAGGGTTGCCCCTgtgggtggggaaggggctggtcCAGGTTCCCTGCGCTGACCTGCTGCCTTCGTCTCTCCCTGGCTTGCAGGAGGGCTGGCAGACCCCGGCGTGGCAGCAGGGCCCCCAGCGCCGGCGAAACGGGGGCAGATGACACCGGCATGTGCAGCGGCTCCGAGGCCAGCACCGACCCCATGAGCACCGGCAACGAGTTCCTGGATAAGGCCCTGGTGCTTCACCTCAACAACTGCAACCGCCTGCTGCTGGTGAGGACAGGGGCCATGACACGGTGGCAGGACACGTCCTGGGGAGGGAAGCCCTGGGGTGGGCTGTGGGTCCCCCCTCGAGGGGTGTCTTGCCGCAGCAAGGAGGCTGCGGTGTGGGCGGTGAGCTCTGTCCCTGAGGTCCCCGGTTTGGCCGTGCCTTGCAGAAGCTGGGCACCTTTGGTCCCCTGCGGTGCCGGGAGATGTACGCCCTGGACAGGCTGCTGCGGGAGGCGCAGGTGCTGGAGATCGTGTGCCAGCTGACGGAGGAGCGAGCGGGAGCAGCCGGCTCTGCTGCCGAAGGTAAAGTCACACGGCCGAGGGGACCGTCCGTGCCACCCCATGGGATGCGTGGGGCCTGGTCCCCCCTCGCTGCGTGGCTGGGCAGTGAGGGGCTGTGCCCGTTGCCGTGGTCCAGGGAGGCTTGACAGCGCCTGTCCCCGCAGTGGTGCAGTTCTCGACACGGAAGGAGGGCGTGCTGCCCCTTTGGGACCGCTGCGTGGAGGAGCCCAACGTCTACACCTGCCCTGTGGAGCGGTTCCTGCAGGTGCTCAGCGCTCAGTACGCGGCACCCATCAGCGAGCGGCACCCTGGCCTGGCCGATGCTGGTGAGTGGACACCTAGGGATGTTCGGGGAGAGAGTTGTCAGCCCCACTTGGTGACCATGAGTGGGGGTCTATGGGTGTCAGGAGCCCTTCAGAGGGGCGGCCATGGCTGCTGTGCACCCTAACCCCAGCCCTTTCCCGCAGTGTGTGTGAAACTGGTGGAGGACGTGCTGAATCGGCGGCTGCCCCGGCGgcctggcagcacccagggcGAGCAGGTCACCATCTTCCAGTACTGGAGCCACTTTGAGTCGCTTGGCACCCTGGTGCTTGACACCTACGTgatggagctggcagaggaaggTGAGTGTCCTCCCACCCTCCCTAGAGCCTGGCATGGGGTGCCGGGGTATCACCAGAGGGGATCACCCCGCAGCACCGCCACGACCTGCCATGGGGTGTCACCCAGAGGCTCAGCCATCCTTGGGGTGGGAACGTAGGCCTGATCCGGTGCACAGTCCACTCCCACGCTGCCTTCCTGAGCACCCTGGGTCTTTGCTGTAGGTCCTCAGCGTCTTGGCTTGGGTGCCCCATCAGCCCCACGCACTGGCACCCTGCGTGGGGCCACCTCTGCCCGGCACGGGTGCAGGGTGCCTGGGGATGGGTTtcctggggcagcagggacacgCGGGCAGTGCCACCGAGCTCCCCACACCTCGGCTTAGCCGGCGGTTCCCCACAGCGTTGCTGGCGCAGAACCTCAACTCGGACGACCAGGACGTGGTGCTGCGTGCCCTGAAGCGCGTGCCCGAGGGCCGCCTGAAGAAGGAGGGACTGAAGGCGCTGAGCCTGCTCCTCGTGGAGGGCAACAGCAAGGTGGTGAGCGCCGTGTCGGCCCAGCTCCGCAGCCTGGCGGAAAACCCTCGCTTCCGCCAACGGGTATGTGCCGGGCAAGCCAGGGATGAGGCGGGATGGTGCCGCGGTCCCCGGGGTGCTGCCCGCCAGCTCAGCCCTGACCGCACCCCATCTCCCCCAGGCCCTTGTGTGCTacctggagcagctggaggatgAGGAGGTGCAGACGCGGGTGGCAGGGTGTGCAGCGCTGGGCTGCCTGAAGGTGAGAGGGAtgtggggaggaggtggcagggctgtattttctggaggaagaggaaTTGCACACCGCCGGCTACCCTGGACATAACTCCACAGCCTCCTGCTCCCGGGAGAGAGGAGTTGGGGGTGCCCCAAATGTGCTGGCAAagcaggcaggggcagagcagggagggaagggacaggATGAGGGATTTTCCTGCGCCGTGGGGCTGCAGTGCCCTGTGCTGCCGTCCCCtcccggctgtgtccctgctgccagccctgccagccacACTCAGCCCCTTGTCCCTTCCTCTGCAGGCCAAGGAGAGCATCGAGCAGTTGGTTTACCTGTGCCAAACCGACAAGGAGCCCGTGCGGGAGGCAGCCAAGCAGAGCCTGATGCTGTGCGGTGAGTGTCCCgctgctcctctctgctccctccccgCCCACGGCATCCCGAGTGGCATCTCCCGGCGCCTGCAGTGCCCGCAGGAGAAGGGGGTCCCGGGCTGGTCCCTGCCTACCCCCGCGCACTCTGGCTCATCGTGCCCCAAGCTTTGCTGGGCAAGCGCGAGCTGGCCAGGCGTCCTGTGGCCACAGAGCACTAAGCCTggttgttatttattatttgctaGATGGCACTGAGAGAACCATCTGAGTGGGTTTCTAGGCCTCCAGATCGCGGCAGCTGCTGCACAGGTTGGGACACGTGAGCTGTCCTCGTCTCCCCGTCCCCACTCCTGCCGCTTTGCTCACGAATGTCTCCGTCTTAGAACCTGTCAGCCATGTCACTTTTTGGAGTCTGTGTGTCTTGGTTGTTCATAGAGCCCGTCCCCGTGGCGCCCTGACACATGTAGACGCCTTGTGTCCCATGTCCCAGCAGATTGTCCATGTCACCACCTCTTGCTGGGGATGGCCGCTGCGGGCAGATTTGCGTGCAAGGGTGCCGGGTGAAGATCTCAAAGCCAGCTTGTAGCATGGATGTGTGCATCCCTCTGTGTGTGCCCGGGGGTCCTGGGGAAGCCCTCGGGATCCCTGTGCCAGTGCATGCAGATGTGCACAGCTGTTGGAGATGCTGGAGCTGGCACAGCCCCGAGCCCTGGCCCCTTTGCCCCAAGCTAGGCTCTCCACAAGCCAGCACTCCAGCACCCCAAATGTGGGTGGTCCCTGCCCCACGTGGGTGATCCCTGCCCCGCGTGGGCACGGGTAcggcaggcagctgaagaacaGGATTTGCAACATCTGAATCAGGAGCTCTGGGGGCTTTTTTAAGCCAGATCCTGGCTGGGACCTGCCTAAGGGTGTGCTAAGAAGGACAAGAGAGGTCTCCACTCTGTGGCCGTAGCACACCGGCTCAGCTCTGCCCGGCGTTAGTCACATTTCCCTGGAAAGGCCGGGGGAATGAACAGAGCTTCTGCAGTTCGATTCGCTGACCACGGCGTGTACTTGCAGGGGAAGACGGTAAATCAGCTCACCGGCGGCTGGAGGAGACCCTGGACAGCCTCCCGAGGATCTTTGCACCAGCCAGCATGGCCAGTACAGCTTTCTGAGATGCCACGCAAACCCACCTGCCATTCCTTGAGGGCAAAGGCACCGCTGGGCCGCCCGGGCTTGCAT contains the following coding sequences:
- the RIPOR1 gene encoding rho family-interacting cell polarization regulator 1; translation: MNGKPKGRPSRSHSTMSLSARPQRRVLVTKINRSQSFAGVNSTADRPFRNLSPFTPTVSRKTGSRVSRMFSMSHKSPPPKVPQPNRLDEVYEALKKGLTAYLEVHQLELEKLSTQIRESKRNSRLGFLYDLDKQVKSIERFLRRLEFHASKIDELYEAYCIQRRLRDGAHNMVKAYSTGSPGSREARESLAEASKGYKEYTENMCLLENELESQLGEFHVRMKGLAGFARLCAGDQYEIFMKYGRQRWKLRGRIEVNSKQVWDSEEMVFLPLVTEFLSIKVTELKSLANHVVVGNVSCETKDLFAALPQVVAVDINDLGTLKLSLEVTWNPFDKDDQPSAASTVNKASTVNKRFSTYNQSPPDTPSLREQAFYNMLRRQEELENGTAWSISSESSDDSSSPQLSGSARHAAHKPIVQPEVQASAPAIEISFSQQPEEAEAGPGAGSVSVPTAGSQPEDPDSRKKEAVANGHVPYSRTLSHISEASVDATMEAKAAESPWEPTPSPEDTGTGERDADPLPGASVAAATAGQERGAEAKPRATVAWATTCEAEADGAEPVQSQAPAQGGCGTAVPTALAQASAEETPVLAPPLPAGITEVPRGKVVDSGLEEAIGLLGSALDDYRGQFPELQPLERELKRLEEMLLQKQGVFLSRASSISLTVEHALESFSFLNTSDMEDSEGSEEEPLQDERRAGRPRRGSRAPSAGETGADDTGMCSGSEASTDPMSTGNEFLDKALVLHLNNCNRLLLKLGTFGPLRCREMYALDRLLREAQVLEIVCQLTEERAGAAGSAAEVVQFSTRKEGVLPLWDRCVEEPNVYTCPVERFLQVLSAQYAAPISERHPGLADAVCVKLVEDVLNRRLPRRPGSTQGEQVTIFQYWSHFESLGTLVLDTYVMELAEEALLAQNLNSDDQDVVLRALKRVPEGRLKKEGLKALSLLLVEGNSKVVSAVSAQLRSLAENPRFRQRALVCYLEQLEDEEVQTRVAGCAALGCLKAKESIEQLVYLCQTDKEPVREAAKQSLMLCGEDGKSAHRRLEETLDSLPRIFAPASMASTAF